A single region of the Conger conger unplaced genomic scaffold, fConCon1.1 SCAFFOLD_153, whole genome shotgun sequence genome encodes:
- the LOC133119438 gene encoding somatostatin receptor type 3-like: protein MPAIVNLLFNTVSTNTTISFSLVLPLVSVLSLLVGVGGHLLVWLVLMQNPRRRSKPSSVLLLNLSLADLGALLTLPCVLLSASSQGWQLGGAICVLLGFMTSLTAGADIFSLAALSVLRYRIVAPANHRPVRPIQVAGTVAVIWLVSVTMALPKVTYIQFDGGCRWSVDQGQWLGFLVPAFLVYYVAPLLCIGINCGLIVTHLHACRLSLSATRRNKKATALLIGSTLAFAISWLPYYALEFVNVLSPYVSSASFPLGHPYAAWANRSLAPAQAPPPGGVTLLWELASLIAILLVCLAPCWNPPLYFLLSRPALRQLRALLPSPRQRWGPARIAPATAPRHAPAAPMPSVLPEGA from the exons ATGCCGGCCATCGTGAACCTCCTGTTCAACACGGTGTCCACGAACACCACCATCTCCTTCTCCCTGGTGCTGCCGCTGGTGAGCGTGCTGTCTCTGCTGGTGGGCGTCGGGGGCCACCTGCTGGTCTGGCTGGTCCTGATGCAGAACCCGCGCCGCCGGTCCAAGCCCAGCTCGGTCCTGCTGCTGAACCTGAGCCTGGCGGACCTGGGCGCCCTGCTGACGCTGCCCTGCGTGCTGCTGAGCGCCAGCTCCCAGGGCTGGCAGCTAGGGGGCGCCATCTGCGTGCTGCTGGGCTTCATGACCTCCCTCACCGCCGGGGCGGACATCTTCAGTCTCGCCGCGCTGTCCGTGCTGCGGTACCGCATCGTCGCCCCGGCCAACCACCGCCCCGTCAGACCCATACAGGT tgCGGGCACAGTGGCGGTGATCTGGCTGGTCTCCGTGACGATGGCCCTGCCGAAGGTGACGTACATCCAGTTTGACGGCGGGTGCCGGTGGTCGGTGGACCAGGGCCAGTGGCTGGGCTTCCTGGTGCCGGCGTTCCTGGTGTACTACGTGGCCCCGCTGCTGTGCATCGGGATCAACTGCGGCCTGATCGTCACGCACCTGCACGCCTGCCGCCTCAGCCTGTCCGCCACCCGCCGCAACAAGAAGGCCACGGCGCTGCTGATCGGCTCCACGCTGGCCTTCGCCATCAGCTGGCTGCCCTACTACGCGCTGGAGTTCGTCAACGTGCTGTCGCCCTACGTCAGCTCCGCCTCCTTCCCCCTGGGGCACCCCTACGCGGCCTGGGCCAATCGGTCGCTGGCCCCGgcgcaggccccgcccccgggggGCGTGACGCTGCTGTGGGAGCTGGCGTCTCTTATCGCCATCCTCCTGGTGTGCCTGGCGCCCTGCTGGAACCCGCCGCTCTACTTCCTGCTCTCCCGGCCCGCCCTCAGGCAGCTCCGCGCCCTCCTGCCGTCCCCCCGGCAACGCTGGGGCCCCGCCCGCATCGCCCCGGCAACCGCCCCGCGCCACGCCCCCGCAGCGCCGATGCCCTCc